A single window of Halobacillus naozhouensis DNA harbors:
- a CDS encoding LCP family protein: MGRKEMKKRKRKKGRWWKIALLIIVLLLVGGGVYAFTIFNNVKQTVNSKLHEGVPSIDTEMTDKKVDNKEPINILLLGVDERENDQGRSDTMIVMTLDPANDQMQLVSIPRDTKVKIAGDGRVTRINHAYAYGGSDMAVKTVENFLDIHIDYYVTMNMEGLAQLVNAVNGITVHNDMAFTQDGFQFPKGQLHLSGEEALAYVRMRKEDPKGDLGRNQRQRQVIQGVIDKAAGLNMINQIDEVMNVLGNNMKTNMEFSDMRRLAMNYSSARKNISTYQMSGNPITSSGMYLIEMPQQEIQKTHDLIVNFGS; the protein is encoded by the coding sequence ATGGGACGTAAAGAAATGAAGAAAAGGAAAAGAAAAAAGGGCCGCTGGTGGAAAATTGCCCTTCTCATTATTGTGCTCCTGCTCGTTGGGGGAGGCGTCTATGCATTCACGATTTTCAACAACGTTAAACAAACAGTTAATAGCAAACTTCACGAAGGCGTACCTTCTATAGATACAGAGATGACGGATAAAAAAGTCGATAATAAAGAACCCATCAACATCCTTTTGCTTGGTGTAGATGAGCGTGAAAATGATCAAGGACGTTCCGATACGATGATTGTGATGACCCTTGACCCAGCTAATGATCAAATGCAATTGGTTAGTATCCCCCGTGATACAAAAGTAAAAATTGCAGGGGATGGTCGTGTAACTCGGATTAATCATGCTTACGCTTATGGTGGAAGTGACATGGCCGTTAAGACCGTTGAAAACTTCCTTGATATCCATATTGATTATTATGTAACGATGAACATGGAAGGCCTGGCACAGCTAGTCAATGCCGTAAATGGCATTACTGTCCATAATGATATGGCCTTTACGCAGGACGGCTTCCAATTTCCAAAAGGCCAATTGCACCTCTCCGGCGAAGAAGCCCTAGCCTATGTGCGTATGCGTAAAGAAGACCCTAAAGGAGACCTTGGACGTAATCAACGACAGCGCCAGGTGATTCAGGGAGTCATTGATAAAGCTGCTGGATTAAATATGATCAATCAAATTGATGAAGTGATGAATGTATTAGGGAACAATATGAAAACAAATATGGAATTTAGCGATATGCGCCGGCTCGCCATGAATTATAGCAGCGCGCGTAAAAACATCTCTACTTACCAAATGTCTGGGAACCCAATTACTAGTTCTGGCATGTATCTAATAGAAATGCCTCAGCAGGAAATTCAAAAAACACACGACTTGATCGTCAATTTTGGATCTTAA
- a CDS encoding acetamidase/formamidase family protein, translating to MVQMLAKDSYVYVMRKENKPALKVQAGEQVVMDTYDCFENQIQTEDATFTSIDWERINPATGPVYVEGAQAGDILQVRIDNIELGEKGVMATGPKLGVMGHRIDDFQIKMVEVKDNEVVFDDKVTLPLQPMIGVIGVAPENEGVSCGTPGAHGGNMDTKLVTTGATLYFPIFQEGGLFSLGDVHAAMGDGEVCVSGVEIPAKVTLTLDVIKGYSIDYPYIENEAGAASLVSRESLDEAADLAVENMIDLLQPQTDLTLAEFTMLMSAAGEVQVSQIVDPLKTARFFVPKRILEGYGLKLFNE from the coding sequence ATGGTACAGATGTTGGCAAAAGATTCTTATGTGTATGTGATGAGAAAGGAGAATAAACCAGCTTTGAAGGTTCAAGCTGGTGAGCAGGTAGTCATGGATACGTATGATTGTTTTGAGAATCAAATACAAACCGAGGATGCAACTTTTACGAGTATTGACTGGGAGCGAATTAACCCGGCAACTGGACCGGTCTATGTGGAAGGTGCTCAGGCAGGAGATATTTTGCAAGTAAGAATAGATAACATTGAGCTTGGCGAAAAAGGTGTGATGGCGACAGGTCCAAAACTTGGTGTTATGGGACACCGAATAGATGATTTTCAAATTAAAATGGTTGAAGTAAAGGATAATGAAGTGGTATTTGATGATAAAGTTACTCTTCCTTTGCAACCGATGATTGGCGTGATTGGAGTTGCTCCAGAAAACGAAGGTGTCTCATGCGGGACGCCAGGAGCTCATGGTGGAAACATGGATACAAAGCTTGTGACTACCGGTGCAACGCTTTATTTTCCTATTTTTCAGGAAGGCGGACTTTTTTCATTAGGAGATGTACATGCGGCCATGGGTGACGGTGAGGTATGTGTCTCAGGTGTTGAAATTCCGGCGAAAGTGACTTTGACATTAGACGTGATTAAGGGGTACTCGATTGATTATCCTTATATCGAAAATGAAGCAGGTGCAGCATCACTTGTTTCTAGAGAAAGTTTAGATGAGGCTGCGGATCTTGCGGTAGAAAATATGATTGATCTATTGCAGCCACAAACAGATCTAACCTTAGCTGAATTTACGATGCTCATGAGTGCGGCTGGCGAGGTTCAGGTAAGCCAAATTGTTGACCCACTGAAAACGGCACGCTTCTTTGTTCCAAAAAGGATTCTTGAGGGGTACGGGCTGAAGTTATTTAACGAATAA
- a CDS encoding EamA family transporter, giving the protein MSRNKGILFVLLGAGSFGFTPIFVKLGFRSGYSLGDINIIQMFIAFVVLWGMVFLIRAKATSLNPKSVFKIMAMGSFVGLTSIFYYGAIHYLSASLAIILLFQFVWIGIFFEWVFNRRKPTLLAICSIAVTLIGVFFASNILTTSVIKLPAIGLVFGMLSAISYAGFIFVSGQIAVEVVSWVRSAIMVTGSLILVVITFMKDIPSLPFGDLDLWIVGGGVAFFGAIIPPLFFAFGAPNLSDGLANVLSAVELPVALVSANLILSESITALQWLGVVLIIAAIFLNNSRGLKKSRGLKRQT; this is encoded by the coding sequence ATGTCTAGGAATAAAGGGATATTATTTGTGTTGTTAGGGGCAGGGAGCTTTGGGTTTACTCCTATCTTTGTAAAGCTGGGGTTCAGAAGTGGCTATTCACTTGGCGATATAAACATCATCCAAATGTTTATCGCTTTCGTGGTTCTATGGGGGATGGTATTTCTCATTCGTGCCAAGGCAACAAGCTTAAATCCAAAATCGGTGTTTAAAATTATGGCGATGGGGAGCTTTGTTGGGTTAACGAGTATCTTTTATTATGGAGCAATCCATTATCTTTCTGCATCATTAGCTATTATTTTATTGTTTCAATTTGTCTGGATTGGTATCTTCTTTGAATGGGTATTCAATCGCAGGAAACCAACATTGCTCGCTATTTGTTCAATAGCGGTAACATTGATTGGTGTTTTTTTTGCTTCCAATATTCTTACCACTAGTGTAATCAAACTTCCTGCTATAGGCCTTGTTTTTGGCATGTTATCAGCAATTTCGTATGCTGGATTTATATTTGTTAGCGGTCAAATTGCTGTTGAGGTTGTTTCCTGGGTTCGAAGTGCAATCATGGTGACTGGTTCGCTGATTTTAGTTGTCATTACTTTTATGAAAGATATTCCTTCATTACCATTTGGAGATTTAGATTTGTGGATCGTCGGGGGAGGAGTTGCTTTTTTTGGTGCTATTATCCCGCCCTTGTTCTTTGCGTTCGGCGCTCCAAACTTATCAGATGGATTAGCTAATGTGCTAAGTGCGGTTGAACTTCCTGTCGCTCTCGTCTCGGCAAACCTCATTCTCTCCGAGTCGATCACGGCTTTGCAATGGCTCGGTGTCGTCCTAATCATTGCAGCAATTTTCTTGAACAACAGTAGAGGATTGAAAAAAAGCAGGGGCTTGAAACGACAAACTTAA